The stretch of DNA CACGTCAgcttttttgttgagttaatGGTCAAACTTAACAGCAGTGACCAAACTTACTAACGAAATACAGATTCAGTGACTATTCAATAGTTTTTTCTCATCGGGAGATCAAAATGACAGCGAATTGCATattgagggactaaaatgactatttctcttgttttaaaatatgatttctatttatcttttttgagaggaaagaaatacaaaatttagGATTACTGGTTCACTTTTCAGACAAGAAGAAACACCGACCACTTTGTCTCAACTCTCACCGGAACCTTCCTCCGTCGCCAAAACCACCGTGAAACCCAACTTCCCGTTGCTCTCACAAATTCACCACCACCCAACTCACCAGCAGCACCTTCTGCTATGTTTGTTTTTGCATCTTTCATTTGCAGTGATATTCCACAAACATTACAACTCTCAAAACCCACAAAGATGAAATCTTTCTCTTCAATTGAACCACCCCACTGTTTCCATTTCGCACCATTTTTCTCTTCCACTTCCATAAGGtacactttttcttttctacccATTTTCATGCATCAatgtctttttgtttttatccaAAATTGTTTGCACTAGTTCATTATTATTTCATACATGCCTATGCTTTCATTTTACACATTTAAACTCCAATAGAAGGTAGAAATAACTCTAGAAGGATTTAATGAGCTTGTTGGGTATCTTAGTTTGTGTTCTATGAAGTACAGACACATACACCGAACACGACACTACACAATGACACGTCCacacaaataataatttcaaaaattgaCTTAATTCAATGTAATAAGTTTCGGAGACTGACATGTGTATGACActgggacacgcctaatccgaggagtgttCGTGCTTCGTAGTTTATGTTGCAAAATAGGAGATAAGGGTCTATGTGAATGTCATGTCAATTCATTGCCAAACCCCAAATAAGAATTCATTGCCAAACCCCAAATGTCATGTTAATCAAGTGCTATAAGCACAAACTTGTATACTGTATCATGTAAGTGTTTATAtgtaagctatttctataacaaaagataaaataagtCAAATGAACTtcatataacttataagttatttttcataagttattctagagagtttatgaaaataagctgaaaacatcttatggacatgtcataagctatttttataagctcttcCGAACAGTCTTACAAGTGTTTGTTGTTAAGAAGTCCCTCACCGGATGTGAGTTGTCCTGGACCagggtttataagtaagaggcaatcctcaccttacaagccggttttgtagggttgagttaggcccaatacccaattgtaagatggtatcagagcctcctcCAAGATCCGTTGCGCcgcccaccatttatatccacgcaccaagctcAATAGTGTCGGGCGTGacggggtgtgttaagaagtcccacattggatgtGAGTTGGTCTGGACaatggtttataagtaagagacaatTTTCACCTTACAAGACGGTTTTGTacggttgagttaggcccaactctcaattttaagatTTGTGTCAATATATAAAGCTCAAGtgagtcaatccaaacaaagcaATATATGAATAGCATGCAACCAatatgcttttgtttttctttcaaatctcttttattttatcttgtcaaaaaatctatcttattttatttatttgattatattatTGAAACTTGgagattttttttctcttatatgaAGATTTTGCATCAGGACTCCAATTCCTTTCTCTGCAAGGGTCTTCTTTTGTCAGGCAAAATCTGGTATGCAATTTTGTTCAAAAGTTTTATTTAGATGTTACAATTGACATGAGGTTCATGTAGTAATGTACTATTGTAATGAGCAAAGATCTTTTATGGTTCTTTTTTCTCAGGCACGAATGAGTCATTCAACATAAAAGTGTTGCCTCCAACCCTATTAGCAGACCCTCATATTGTTTATCTTATGGAACATGGAATGAATAGTGATCAAATTAGGACTCTTATGCGACGATCCCCGGCTTTTGCCCGCTATAGTTTGGAGGATAAAATTAAGCCATTGGTTGAGTTTTTTCTTGAACTTGGAGTGCCGAAAGAACAAATTCCTATTATCCTCACTAAAAGGCCTCAATTATGTGCACTCAGTCTATCTAAAAATATTAAGCCCACCGTGAAATTCCTCGAATCTCTGGGGGCCGACAAGAAACAATGGGTGAAAGCTATCTACCGTTTCCCGACCTTGCTAACTTATAGCAAGCAGAAAATTAATGAAAAGGTAGATTTTCTCCTTGAATTAGGCATCTCAGACGAGAGCATAGGTAGGATTTTAACTCGTTTCCCTAATATCGTTGGTTGCAGTGTAGAGGACAATCTCCGACCAACAGCAACGTACTTCCGTTCATTAGGGGTTGATGTTGGCGCTCTTCTGTTGAGGTGTCCGCAAATGATTGGTCTTAGCATTGAGGCGAATATAAAGCCTGCAACAGAATTTTTCTTGGAAAGGGGATATACCTTGGAAGAAATTGGGACTATGATTTCGAGATGTGCAATGTTGTACACTTACAGCTTGACTGAAACTATGGTcccaaaattggatttttttatgACTACGGATTACCCGAAATCAGAGCTGGTTAACTTCCCTCAATATTTTGGATACAGTTTAGAACAAAGGATTAAACCGAGATATGCACGCATGAAAGCTTCTGGAGTAAGAGTAGTGTTGAATCGGCTTCTTTCAGTGACAAGCAGCGACTTTGAAGAgatcttattaaaaaaattaaagaaattgcAAGTTGAATAGGATTTTGTTTACAGCAGCAAGGTTGTTTAATCAGATAATGAAAATTTAGACTTTCGGGCAAGGTTGTAATCAAATTGTAATGTCTTCAATctctcattgatcaatattgtcgGTTCGACACATTTTAACTCTTACTAGTATAAtttacccgtgctatcgcccgggttaatgttctatgaaaaatatagatcattttttttcacacatgaaaaatatggattattaaaattttaatattgtgatttttttaattatttgtaaaattaattttatatttaatgtaatagtttatttaaatatgataaaagatctaaattttggagattttaaggagaaatggcatAATAGAGAGTTATACTCCACTCtccgttcccaactcacatgttcatatatatgttcttttattttcataaaaaaaaaggtcattatgcaaaaattaatctaacggttaatatatttgttcttaatcgtcatctctctcctttagacatttgtttttttcaggagtattttatctcatgttcccgtgtgaaaaaatttcacatttgagaagcaaaatggggcgattttaattttaatattatttatttaaaagtaatgaacagtagaattgtttgtcatttgcttgacacaaaaaaaaattatataatttttttaagcatatctcatttgttaatgtgcaaattttaaaaaatgtatctatttatttttatttttatttgtttattttacagtgatgtatggagaataaaaataaagtaatacatgatattattgcttttaattcttttttatatatataaaatcattgttacttttcctgctttcaattgatatcgtattttttatataataaaatctacaaatgtatgtctcaccctgtgtaagttattttttgcttaatacatccatgtaggtttttttttatcaatacccccgtattttaatattttgtttggtacaaatcactatgtattttttttattataaaaaccacgttaaggtaaacaataattaatagaataataaaatgaaatagaaaaataatctatgaagtcaattacttcattccttttatatttcagacaatgacacctttttctctacttgataagtatgaagtttaagaataattttttttaagcatatcaatttctcaattccacatttttctcaattccacatttgttaaatatcacattaaaaattagacaaataaaaaaataatgagtaaaaaaatagagtacaacatttatttataaataatagtaaaaaaacatttataagcatgatttaatccaataaaaaataatatgaacaacaattcttttttaataagtaaacatatgattaaaaaaatgacaataaaatataaaaaatataaataaatacttaaaactctaacatcaattgataatacttaatactaatttgaataacaaacaatgttgttcttccgtatatgaacctgcaaataaagaattataactcaaaattagtccaattttctgattgtagaattaaacttaaatattttatccactcctctGTTCTCAATCCACATGTTATTTATCCCTTGTAGTCATTTTCATCAGTCTCTGCAAGAATCTCGTTGatcatcatataaaaaaattagattattattatatatgattaagGTTAAAGTCAATTAGTtgagatattagtttttctaaatttaattttagtttttctattcttatttttagttaatgtattttttgttaagtaatagataataactaaaatttcaattttttaaagtaaataagtaaGTGTATCAGAGTTTACACTAAAAACAAAtgtaactataaaaaaaatgcactatTATTAATATGAGTGTAAATATAAGTCccagtaaaaattataaaaaaataggtaTCTAGCATTAATACGTGTAGAAATATAGGTTCCcatagaaaaaaaagaaaaagaaaagaaaagaggtcATTCGCCCCGTATTAATAAATCTCGTATTAAAACATCTGTAGAAATCTAACTccgtaaaaattacaaaaaaataaacccCTGAGTATAAATAAAGGTTCCgtacaaattttaagaaaaagtgGTCCCAATATTGGTATATGGATAGAAATATAGCTCCCCGTATTCCATAGATgttcattttgatatttttgtttttcaaattacttgtgaaatttatttcatttttgacccgtatatatagaaactatagtagatttttggtccttaatttttgaaatttccatacatttcagcattgatttaatttaatcaatatatattccaaaaatgagttagtcaataatcaaaagtttccatatgtaaaatttcaattgtatcaaaatattaatatagacatttgttcataaaacctgattgagcaatttttttatatttataattgagcactaatgactaaaggaaaaaacatagaagaatgacacatcagcaaaatgAATTGAGAGATTGCCACGTGAGATTTTGACCGGTAAAAGAAATGAGAGGACGCCACCTAAGAAATTGAGCATGAGAAAGAAACTCTAAAACATAtaatactagtataacttacccgtgcaaatgcacgggttaatgttcaatgaaaaatatagatctttttttgacacatgaaaaatatggattattaaattttcaatattttgtggtttttttatttatttgtaaaattaattttatatttaatgtaataatttatttaaatatgataaatgatccaaattttggagattttaaggagaaatggtagaacggagagtgatactccactccccattcccaactcacatgttcgtatatttgttcttttattttcataaaaaaaaatggtcattaagcaaaaactaatctaacggttaatatatattagttcttaatcgtcatctctctcctttagacatttgttttcttctggagtattttagcccatgtccccgtgtgaaaaaatttaacatttgtgtaatgaacagtagaattatttgtcatttgcttgacacaaaaaaaatttatatcattttttttttatgcatatctcatttgttaatggtgcaaattttaaaaaatttatctatttgtttatcttacagtgatgtttggaaaataaaaacaaagtaatacatgatattattacttttaattctttctttttttatatataaaattattgttactttccttactttcaattgatatttattgtattttttatataataaaatctacaaatgtatgtcccaccccgtgtaagtttttttttgcttaatacttCCATGTAGATTATTTTTTGATCAATACCCCCtattgtaatattatgtttggtataaatcactatgtaacttttttttattaataaaattaataaaataataaaatagaaaaataatctatgaagtcaattacttcattccttttatatttcagacaatcacACTATTTTCTCTGttcgataagtatgaagtttaagaataactttttttgtgaacaattaaattactatttttatttttttttatattccttttaAGATGAGTATTTTTGTTCAGAGATTCTCaagccttcaattttgttttgaaacatattaagccttcaatttctcagttccacatttggtcaattcgttctatataattttttttataagcaattcgttctatagtatagtccttTGAggaatttctattattttatcagtatatttgttaaatatcacatgaaaaattagacaaacaaaaaaataatgagtaaaaaaaagagtacaacatttataaataatagtaaaaaaaaacatttataagcatgatttacaccaataaaaaataatatgaagaaaaagtgttttttaataagtaaacatgattaaaaaaaatgacaataaaatatataaaaatataaataaatacttaaaactctaacatcagttGATAATacctaatcctaatttgaataacgaaCAATATGTTCTTCCGTATGGACctgctaataaaaaattatagctcAAAATTAGTATAATTATGATTTTGTGTTTTGATGCTATCCTTTTTTGTGCCTACAAGGAGataatcttcttttcttattttacagCAGGTGTCCGTCTTTTTTGTGCTTACAAGGAGataatcttcaactttttcgttgttctatttttttattttcgaaGATGTTATatgcattttatatatatatatatatatatatatatatatatatatatatatatatatatatatataagctttgTATTTAAATTGTAACCTTACAATTTCAATTAAGCTTATATAAGAAAACATCAAGTTGTCTATCATTCTTCAATTGAtggaaaagaatttttttacacaattgaTGGAACagtttgaaaactaaaatatcaaataattaagaaataaaaaaaattcaaagtcatAAATCGAAtcacaaataaatatatttcaaacaGCGAATATAAAAATGCAATAActtgttgttctttttttttttttttgacaaagtaaaaTACAATAGTTTTACAATTTAATATCAAATAACATAGGAAAGCTTGTAGAGTGCGGACTGccaaatatataatcaaattaaaaaaatgtcccagaaaaagaaaatattgcaCCATCTGTGATTCTGGGCACAAGTTAATGcagttttgtctttttttttatcctcCAAATTAAAGTTTCATCAAACTTGAAGATTAGATCctgttgaaaaataaaataggctgTCCAACGGACCAAATACCGGttgtaaaaacaaaacataaaaaataatgataaaaaaaattaacttcgaTTGCAATATACAAATAGTAAGAAACCTCAAACCTGGAAAGATCAAATAATCAAAGGAAAGAAATAACCAAGAAACCTGTAAAatgggaaaaaaataataaattaaagaaaagagTTAGAGTGAaacaacaggaaaaaaaaaatattcaaacaatAAACTAAAAAGAAACCTCAAAACCTGAAAAGatcaaataatcaaatgaaaaaaataatcatataaaaaacctgtaaaattgggaaaaaattaaaaattaaatgaatgagTAAGagtgaaacaaaagaaaaaaaataactattcaaacaatAAACTGAtgttcaaacaaataaaaaaataacactaTCATTATATTG from Trifolium pratense cultivar HEN17-A07 linkage group LG5, ARS_RC_1.1, whole genome shotgun sequence encodes:
- the LOC123884748 gene encoding transcription termination factor MTERF5, chloroplastic-like isoform X1 — its product is MFVFASFICSDIPQTLQLSKPTKMKSFSSIEPPHCFHFAPFFSSTSIRFCIRTPIPFSARVFFCQAKSGTNESFNIKVLPPTLLADPHIVYLMEHGMNSDQIRTLMRRSPAFARYSLEDKIKPLVEFFLELGVPKEQIPIILTKRPQLCALSLSKNIKPTVKFLESLGADKKQWVKAIYRFPTLLTYSKQKINEKVDFLLELGISDESIGRILTRFPNIVGCSVEDNLRPTATYFRSLGVDVGALLLRCPQMIGLSIEANIKPATEFFLERGYTLEEIGTMISRCAMLYTYSLTETMVPKLDFFMTTDYPKSELVNFPQYFGYSLEQRIKPRYARMKASGVRVVLNRLLSVTSSDFEEILLKKLKKLQVE
- the LOC123884748 gene encoding transcription termination factor MTERF5, chloroplastic-like isoform X2 yields the protein MFVFASFICSDIPQTLQLSKPTKMKSFSSIEPPHCFHFAPFFSSTSIRTPIPFSARVFFCQAKSGTNESFNIKVLPPTLLADPHIVYLMEHGMNSDQIRTLMRRSPAFARYSLEDKIKPLVEFFLELGVPKEQIPIILTKRPQLCALSLSKNIKPTVKFLESLGADKKQWVKAIYRFPTLLTYSKQKINEKVDFLLELGISDESIGRILTRFPNIVGCSVEDNLRPTATYFRSLGVDVGALLLRCPQMIGLSIEANIKPATEFFLERGYTLEEIGTMISRCAMLYTYSLTETMVPKLDFFMTTDYPKSELVNFPQYFGYSLEQRIKPRYARMKASGVRVVLNRLLSVTSSDFEEILLKKLKKLQVE